From a single Pseudalkalibacillus hwajinpoensis genomic region:
- a CDS encoding acyl-CoA carboxylase subunit beta has product MDMYDKINELYDRRREVELGGGDERINKQHEKGKLTARERIDLLVDPGTFVELNSFIEHRSQDFGMADKRAPGEGVVTGYGKVDGRPIYVFAQDFTVFGGALGEMHAKKVANIMDLAARNGAPIIGLNDSGGARIQEGVVSLDGYGHIFYRNSIYSGVIPQISVIMGPCAGGAVYSPAITDFVFMVEDTSQMFITGPKVIETVTREKISAEDLGGAKVHRSKSGNAHFTGKTEAEVLASVRQLVNYLPLNNQEKSPVKESSERDDFCPDLADIVPFDSTRPYDVRNVIDSVVDQDSFMEVQEHFAKNIVIGFARIKGETVGMICNQPKVMAGGLDINSSDKLSRFIRFCDSFNLPLITFEDVTGFFPGIKQEHGGIIRHGAKILYSYSEATVPKITVILRKAYGGAYVALNSKSIGADLVYAWPNAEIAVMGPEGAANVIFAREINESDHPEETRAAKIEEYREKFANPYIAASRGMVDDVIDPRETRIKLIEALELMRNKQEERPKKKHGNIPL; this is encoded by the coding sequence ATGGATATGTACGATAAAATTAATGAACTATACGATCGACGTAGAGAGGTAGAGCTTGGTGGTGGAGACGAGCGAATCAATAAACAGCATGAAAAAGGAAAGCTTACAGCTAGAGAACGAATTGATTTGCTTGTAGATCCTGGGACGTTTGTTGAACTTAATTCCTTTATTGAGCATCGATCACAGGATTTCGGTATGGCTGATAAGCGCGCACCGGGTGAAGGGGTTGTGACCGGGTATGGGAAAGTGGATGGAAGGCCCATTTATGTGTTTGCACAGGACTTTACTGTTTTTGGCGGTGCATTGGGTGAAATGCATGCCAAAAAGGTGGCGAACATAATGGATCTTGCTGCACGTAATGGAGCGCCCATCATAGGCTTGAACGACTCTGGAGGTGCGAGAATTCAAGAAGGTGTGGTATCATTGGATGGATATGGACATATCTTCTACCGCAATTCAATTTATTCTGGAGTCATCCCTCAAATTTCCGTTATAATGGGACCCTGTGCAGGTGGAGCTGTTTATTCACCTGCTATTACTGATTTTGTTTTTATGGTCGAGGACACGAGTCAGATGTTCATTACGGGGCCAAAGGTAATCGAGACAGTAACACGCGAGAAGATTTCAGCAGAAGATCTTGGTGGCGCAAAAGTCCACCGCTCAAAGAGTGGTAACGCACATTTTACTGGAAAAACGGAAGCGGAAGTTCTTGCAAGTGTTCGGCAACTTGTGAATTATCTGCCACTTAATAACCAAGAGAAAAGTCCCGTTAAAGAAAGCTCTGAACGTGATGATTTCTGTCCAGATCTTGCCGATATCGTTCCATTTGACTCTACTAGACCTTATGACGTTAGAAATGTTATCGATTCAGTCGTAGATCAAGATTCATTCATGGAAGTGCAAGAGCATTTTGCGAAGAATATCGTCATCGGCTTTGCAAGAATTAAAGGAGAAACCGTCGGAATGATTTGTAACCAGCCAAAAGTAATGGCAGGGGGACTTGATATCAATTCCTCAGACAAGCTTTCAAGGTTTATTCGCTTCTGTGACTCATTTAATCTTCCACTTATCACTTTTGAAGATGTAACTGGATTTTTCCCTGGCATTAAGCAAGAGCATGGAGGAATTATCCGCCACGGTGCGAAAATATTGTATTCCTACTCAGAAGCAACAGTTCCTAAAATTACGGTTATACTAAGAAAAGCGTATGGAGGAGCATATGTTGCCTTAAATTCAAAATCGATTGGAGCAGATCTCGTATACGCCTGGCCAAATGCGGAAATAGCCGTTATGGGGCCAGAAGGTGCAGCGAACGTTATTTTCGCTAGAGAAATTAACGAGAGCGATCATCCAGAGGAAACCCGAGCTGCGAAAATTGAAGAGTATCGTGAGAAATTTGCCAACCCTTACATAGCAGCTTCACGTGGGATGGTAGACGATGTGATTGATCCAAGAGAAACGAGAATCAAGCTTATTGAAGCTCTAGAACTAATGAGAAATAAGCAGGAAGAGCGCCCTAAGAAAAAGCATGGAAACATACCACTTTAA
- a CDS encoding M20/M25/M40 family metallo-hydrolase yields the protein MINEQRLVDEFLELVQIDSETKHEKKIAAILKEKFTALGVGVEEDDAADKTDHEAGNLICTLKGTVESADPIYFTSHMDTVVPGKGVKPTIEDGYIWTDGTTILGADDKTGLAAMFEAIRVLKEQNIEHGTIQFIITVGEESGLQGAKVLDPSKLIAMFGYALDSDGEVGKIITAAPTQAKIKATIYGKTAHAGVAPEKGVSAITMAAKSIAKMPLGRLDNETTANIGRFEGGSQTNIVCDYVEVLAEARSLVPEKMEAQVEKMKNAFESTASNMGGSVELDIQVMYPGFKFSEGDHVVEVAKKAMEKIGRTPELLTSGGGSDANVIAGHGIPTVNLAVGYEEIHTKNERMPVKELVKVSEAVVSIIKEVANG from the coding sequence ATGATTAATGAACAAAGATTAGTGGACGAATTTTTAGAACTTGTCCAAATTGACTCAGAAACAAAACACGAGAAGAAAATTGCTGCCATTTTAAAAGAGAAGTTCACAGCACTTGGCGTTGGAGTAGAAGAAGACGACGCTGCTGATAAAACAGATCATGAAGCAGGGAACTTAATCTGCACACTTAAAGGCACAGTTGAAAGTGCAGATCCGATCTACTTTACTTCTCATATGGATACCGTTGTTCCTGGTAAAGGCGTTAAACCGACAATTGAAGACGGCTACATTTGGACAGATGGTACGACAATTCTGGGTGCTGATGATAAAACAGGCCTTGCAGCAATGTTCGAGGCGATCCGCGTCCTTAAAGAACAAAATATTGAGCATGGTACGATCCAGTTTATTATTACAGTTGGAGAAGAATCTGGCCTTCAGGGAGCAAAAGTACTAGATCCTTCAAAATTAATTGCTATGTTTGGCTACGCACTTGACAGTGATGGGGAAGTTGGCAAAATCATTACAGCTGCTCCTACTCAAGCAAAAATAAAGGCAACGATTTACGGTAAAACTGCACATGCTGGTGTAGCACCTGAAAAAGGTGTTTCGGCAATAACGATGGCAGCTAAATCGATTGCGAAAATGCCACTTGGCCGTCTTGATAACGAAACGACTGCAAACATAGGTCGCTTTGAAGGTGGTTCGCAGACAAACATCGTATGCGACTATGTTGAAGTTCTTGCTGAAGCACGTTCTCTAGTTCCTGAGAAGATGGAAGCACAAGTAGAAAAGATGAAGAATGCGTTTGAATCAACCGCTTCAAACATGGGTGGCTCTGTTGAGCTGGATATTCAAGTGATGTATCCAGGCTTTAAATTCAGTGAAGGCGACCATGTTGTTGAAGTCGCTAAAAAAGCAATGGAGAAAATTGGCCGCACGCCAGAGCTTCTTACAAGTGGTGGAGGTAGTGACGCGAATGTGATTGCAGGGCATGGTATTCCAACGGTGAACCTTGCTGTTGGATATGAAGAAATCCACACTAAAAATGAGCGTATGCCAGTGAAAGAATTAGTTAAGGTTTCTGAAGCTGTTGTATCGATTATTAAAGAAGTAGCGAATGGTTAA
- a CDS encoding transcriptional regulator, SarA/Rot family → MDSIQTHKLMNYMRGTYKVLENEWQKNARAIGLTQAEQHVMWIVYIEKEVTITRISEIGLWDVSTVMQVLKRLKNKAYVRLDKKSNDRRVSYVSLTEEGQEKIDASARYSYAVMKYLDEYRNQSQENAEFLDAMYQFQMDFNKHFHGHEFVKWVEKPKVPTT, encoded by the coding sequence ATGGACTCTATTCAAACTCACAAACTCATGAACTATATGCGTGGAACATACAAAGTGCTGGAGAATGAATGGCAGAAAAACGCAAGAGCAATCGGGCTCACGCAAGCCGAACAGCATGTGATGTGGATCGTTTATATAGAAAAAGAAGTAACCATTACGAGAATTTCTGAAATTGGGCTATGGGATGTTTCGACTGTGATGCAGGTGTTAAAGCGATTGAAAAACAAAGCGTACGTCAGACTTGATAAGAAGTCGAATGACAGACGAGTATCTTATGTCAGTCTTACAGAAGAAGGCCAGGAGAAAATTGATGCTAGTGCCAGGTATTCTTATGCAGTCATGAAATACCTTGATGAATATAGAAACCAATCACAGGAAAATGCAGAGTTCCTTGATGCCATGTATCAATTCCAGATGGACTTCAACAAGCACTTCCATGGTCATGAATTTGTGAAATGGGTCGAAAAGCCCAAAGTTCCGACCACTTAA
- a CDS encoding DNA polymerase IV, whose amino-acid sequence MDQKSKRGRIIFHVDMNSFYASVEVAYNPDLQGKPLAIAGNVEERRGIVVTSSYEARTKGVKTTMPVWEAKKYCPELLVMPPNFPLYRETSLQIFTLLESYTPIVQPVSIDEGYLDITDDCGNRSPIAIAKEIQERIHKEIGIPCSIGIAPNKFLAKMASEMKKPLGITILRKRELDAMLWPLDVGEMHGVGKKTKEKLHELKIKTIRDLAHANPVQLEMKLGINGKRLYDRANGRDDRPVDPNAIDEFKSVGNSTTFPEDLVDNQRINVALTNLSDSVAKRMDKKGVLSFNIQLTIKYNDRTTVTRSRKLENPVSQSGDILEAARHLLEKHWSGQPIRLLGVTGQQLVDRNEATVQLDLFSFEADSKRVNLQNTIGSIRAKYGESSLLKGNQFGRDGSHKLRDEKRRGTSLDRDFLWNYKNKKE is encoded by the coding sequence ATGGATCAGAAAAGTAAGCGTGGGCGGATCATTTTCCATGTTGATATGAATAGTTTCTATGCGTCTGTTGAAGTTGCTTATAATCCTGATCTTCAAGGGAAGCCCCTTGCGATTGCAGGTAATGTGGAGGAGCGGCGGGGAATTGTGGTTACGAGTAGTTATGAAGCGAGGACGAAGGGCGTAAAAACAACAATGCCCGTATGGGAAGCGAAGAAATATTGTCCAGAGCTTCTTGTCATGCCCCCTAACTTTCCGCTTTATCGAGAAACATCTCTTCAGATCTTCACATTACTCGAGTCTTATACCCCTATCGTCCAGCCAGTATCGATTGATGAAGGTTATTTGGATATAACAGACGACTGTGGAAATCGAAGCCCCATCGCTATTGCAAAAGAAATTCAGGAACGCATTCATAAAGAAATTGGTATTCCTTGTAGCATAGGCATTGCACCGAATAAATTTCTTGCAAAAATGGCTTCTGAAATGAAAAAACCGCTAGGAATTACAATTCTAAGGAAACGTGAGCTCGACGCGATGCTATGGCCGCTTGATGTAGGTGAAATGCACGGAGTAGGAAAGAAAACAAAAGAGAAATTACATGAACTTAAAATTAAAACGATTAGAGACCTGGCTCACGCCAATCCTGTTCAGCTTGAAATGAAGCTCGGAATTAATGGAAAAAGACTTTACGATCGTGCGAATGGGCGAGACGATCGTCCTGTTGATCCAAATGCGATAGATGAATTTAAGAGTGTGGGGAACTCAACTACGTTTCCTGAAGACCTCGTTGACAACCAGCGAATCAACGTGGCTCTGACGAATTTATCCGACTCTGTTGCTAAACGCATGGACAAAAAAGGAGTCTTAAGCTTTAATATTCAGCTTACAATCAAATACAACGATCGAACCACAGTTACAAGAAGCAGAAAGTTAGAAAACCCTGTCTCACAATCAGGAGATATTCTGGAAGCAGCAAGGCACTTACTTGAGAAACACTGGTCGGGACAGCCAATCAGGCTCCTTGGCGTCACGGGTCAACAGCTCGTAGATCGAAATGAAGCGACTGTTCAACTGGATCTGTTTTCATTCGAAGCCGATTCAAAACGAGTTAACCTTCAAAATACGATTGGATCAATACGGGCAAAGTATGGTGAGAGTTCGCTTCTAAAAGGAAATCAGTTTGGAAGAGACGGCAGTCATAAACTGCGGGATGAGAAACGACGAGGGACAAGTCTTGATCGCGATTTTCTCTGGAATTATAAAAACAAAAAGGAATAA
- a CDS encoding CPBP family glutamic-type intramembrane protease has translation MSTAKSLSGAIILAHLLLCLSFFLYSNLFWPFFTVSLLSLGIFSFRSTKWKAPSIKHAVLGVGSGILLYLVFYFGKLIMLAIFPESITQLEDLYGLVAPEIGWHYLSLILIIIPGEELFWRGFVQYHLEKMNVPFPVVLAAIFYMSAHLYAGALLLLVAALLAGSIWGYLYKRTVNLTVPLLSHLVFDLLLLVFFPLL, from the coding sequence ATGTCTACTGCTAAATCACTATCAGGAGCGATTATTCTAGCTCATTTATTATTGTGTCTATCTTTCTTTCTTTATTCTAATCTGTTCTGGCCATTCTTTACTGTTTCGCTACTTAGTCTTGGAATTTTTTCTTTTCGTTCAACAAAGTGGAAAGCTCCTTCAATCAAGCACGCTGTTTTGGGCGTTGGTAGTGGGATCTTACTTTATTTAGTATTCTACTTCGGGAAGTTGATCATGCTGGCTATTTTTCCAGAGTCAATTACTCAATTAGAAGACCTCTATGGTCTTGTCGCTCCAGAAATAGGATGGCATTACCTGAGTCTCATACTCATAATCATCCCCGGTGAAGAATTATTTTGGCGAGGGTTTGTTCAGTATCATCTTGAAAAAATGAACGTCCCTTTTCCCGTTGTGCTCGCTGCCATTTTTTATATGAGTGCGCACCTTTATGCGGGTGCCCTCCTCTTACTAGTAGCTGCATTACTAGCAGGAAGCATATGGGGATACCTATATAAGCGCACAGTTAACTTAACCGTGCCTCTACTCTCGCATCTAGTATTTGATTTACTTTTGCTAGTCTTCTTTCCACTTCTTTAA
- the rnz gene encoding ribonuclease Z, translating to MEITFLGTGAGVPSTKRNVSSAALRLDDGAIWLFDCGEATQHQILSASITLSKITKLFITHLHGDHIFGLPGLLGSRSFQGGETEVVVYGPLGIKAFIDSALSLSKTYLRYPLRIEEISDGIQIQEEEFKITVALLEHGIQSYGYRIEEADKSGSLNVKKLVELGVQPGPIYQQLKKGKSIELESGRILHPDEVTGPIIKGRCIVICGDTRYSRKTIDLAEKADILVHEATFSREKESLAYDYFHSTTTQAAHIAREAGAGELLINHISSRYQDSDLQIMLAEARSVFANSTIVADQTTYQIPPNKAGS from the coding sequence GTGGAGATTACATTTCTAGGTACAGGGGCAGGTGTCCCTTCTACGAAACGAAACGTTAGCTCTGCAGCGCTTCGACTGGATGATGGCGCTATCTGGCTATTTGACTGCGGAGAAGCCACTCAGCACCAGATCCTATCTGCTTCGATAACACTTAGTAAAATAACGAAACTATTCATTACGCATTTACACGGTGATCATATATTTGGATTGCCAGGTTTATTAGGAAGTCGATCTTTTCAAGGTGGAGAAACGGAAGTTGTTGTTTACGGTCCATTGGGAATCAAAGCCTTTATTGATAGCGCGTTATCTCTAAGCAAAACCTATCTGCGTTATCCACTACGTATAGAAGAAATAAGCGATGGTATTCAAATTCAAGAAGAGGAATTTAAAATTACTGTGGCATTACTAGAGCATGGCATTCAAAGCTACGGCTATCGGATCGAAGAAGCTGATAAGTCTGGATCATTGAATGTTAAGAAACTGGTGGAGTTAGGCGTTCAACCAGGTCCTATTTATCAGCAACTTAAGAAGGGAAAATCCATTGAACTTGAGAGTGGTCGGATCCTTCATCCAGATGAGGTAACTGGTCCTATTATTAAAGGTCGCTGTATTGTGATTTGTGGAGATACACGGTACTCCAGAAAAACAATAGATCTTGCAGAAAAAGCTGATATCCTTGTTCATGAAGCTACCTTTTCCCGGGAAAAGGAATCGCTTGCTTATGACTATTTCCATTCCACGACTACTCAAGCGGCGCATATTGCGCGCGAAGCAGGAGCGGGAGAGCTGTTGATTAATCATATTAGCTCGCGATATCAGGACTCTGATCTTCAAATCATGCTTGCTGAAGCGAGGTCAGTCTTTGCTAATTCTACTATTGTAGCAGATCAAACCACTTATCAAATCCCACCAAATAAAGCCGGCTCTTGA
- the namA gene encoding NADPH dehydrogenase NamA gives MGSALFTPYTIKNITLPNRIVMSPMCMYSCEAQDGKATSFHYTHYTSRAVGRAGLIITEATAVTEQGRISPQDLGIWSDEHIDGLKKIVQLSQEQGAKVGIQLAHAGRKAVLDGPIIAPSPLPFNEDMKTPEEMTTSQINETIHAFKEGARRANEAGFDVIELHGAHGYLINEFLSPLTNKRTDEYGGSKEKRYRFLRKIISEVKELWDGPLFVRISADEYHEDGNTMDDFIYFSKEMKNQGVDIIDCSTGGVVPARINAYPGYQVTHAEQIRKQAEIPTGAVGMITHPLQAEEIIQNNRADLVLLARELLRDPYWARTAAAELGADLQAPKQYERGW, from the coding sequence ATGGGATCAGCTTTATTCACACCTTATACAATTAAAAATATAACATTGCCTAATCGAATTGTCATGAGTCCAATGTGTATGTATTCATGCGAAGCACAGGACGGAAAAGCAACAAGTTTTCATTACACGCACTATACATCACGGGCTGTTGGTAGGGCTGGCCTTATTATAACCGAAGCAACTGCAGTGACGGAACAGGGACGTATTTCCCCACAGGATCTCGGAATCTGGAGCGATGAACATATCGATGGGCTAAAAAAGATTGTGCAACTTTCTCAGGAGCAGGGGGCTAAAGTTGGCATTCAGCTCGCACATGCTGGTAGGAAAGCCGTACTCGACGGGCCAATTATTGCCCCATCACCTCTCCCGTTCAATGAGGATATGAAAACACCCGAAGAAATGACAACCAGTCAAATTAATGAAACCATTCACGCCTTTAAAGAAGGCGCAAGACGTGCGAATGAAGCAGGATTTGATGTGATCGAACTTCATGGCGCACACGGGTACTTAATCAACGAATTTTTATCTCCTCTAACCAATAAACGAACAGATGAGTATGGAGGATCAAAAGAGAAGCGCTATCGCTTCTTACGCAAAATCATTTCTGAGGTAAAGGAATTATGGGACGGTCCTCTTTTCGTGAGAATTTCAGCTGACGAGTACCACGAAGATGGAAATACAATGGATGACTTTATCTATTTTTCTAAGGAAATGAAGAATCAGGGTGTAGATATAATCGACTGCAGTACTGGAGGTGTCGTTCCTGCACGTATTAACGCTTATCCAGGGTATCAGGTGACGCATGCTGAGCAAATCCGAAAGCAAGCGGAAATTCCGACTGGCGCTGTTGGGATGATAACACACCCTCTTCAAGCAGAAGAAATTATTCAAAATAACCGTGCTGACCTAGTCTTACTTGCAAGAGAGCTACTAAGGGATCCTTACTGGGCTAGAACTGCTGCAGCTGAACTTGGAGCTGACCTCCAAGCACCAAAGCAATATGAGCGAGGGTGGTAG
- a CDS encoding glycerophosphodiester phosphodiesterase, which translates to MTIIFAHRGASRQCPENTMSAYKRAVEIGAEGIEIDVQLSRDGIPVVFHDRTLKRTTAGKGIVTQTSFSELRNLDAGSWFAPSFKDERIPSLEEVLIFASEYPDLWLNIELKYYNEDDDKLARATIPLIKKYRSYKNTVISSFEHDRLLEVHKLWSKVETAPLYKGNLHEPWHYAKKLKAEALHPHYKSLHHSLIQSVHSHGIAIRPYTVNDKRWIRQFLEWEVDGLMTDVPDLALDIMNNNHLSQIKKPWWKYVWTLITR; encoded by the coding sequence ATGACAATCATTTTCGCTCATAGAGGAGCAAGCAGACAATGCCCTGAAAACACAATGAGCGCCTATAAACGCGCTGTCGAAATAGGTGCTGAAGGCATAGAAATCGATGTCCAACTGTCCAGAGATGGCATCCCTGTCGTGTTTCACGATCGTACTCTAAAACGAACAACGGCAGGGAAAGGGATTGTAACACAAACAAGCTTCTCAGAACTCAGAAACCTTGATGCGGGTAGCTGGTTTGCACCATCATTTAAAGATGAGAGGATTCCTTCTCTAGAAGAAGTACTTATCTTTGCATCGGAATATCCTGATCTGTGGCTGAACATCGAATTGAAATATTATAATGAGGATGATGATAAACTAGCCAGAGCGACCATTCCACTAATTAAAAAATACCGCTCTTACAAAAACACGGTGATTTCAAGCTTTGAACATGACCGCCTGCTGGAGGTTCATAAATTATGGTCGAAAGTGGAAACAGCACCGCTCTACAAAGGAAACTTACATGAACCATGGCATTATGCGAAGAAATTAAAGGCCGAAGCTCTTCATCCTCACTACAAATCGCTTCACCACTCCCTGATTCAATCAGTCCATTCCCACGGCATCGCGATTCGACCCTACACTGTGAATGATAAGAGATGGATCAGACAATTTCTGGAATGGGAAGTGGATGGTTTGATGACAGATGTGCCTGACCTTGCGCTTGACATCATGAACAATAACCATCTTTCACAGATAAAGAAGCCCTGGTGGAAATATGTATGGACTCTTATAACGAGATAA
- a CDS encoding M20/M25/M40 family metallo-hydrolase, with product MGKWQTKETLMYLLSRLVEYQSVTGTYPEVALAEYIHLQLQDLAYFQENPEQLSLHPTSDGRSFVTGLVKKGTSKKTVILISHFDVVDVEDYGQFKNLAFSPYDLTDEIYKNLDNMPEEVQQDLETGEWLFGRGVMDMKAGLALQMSMLEKASMGAFDGNILLLTVPDEEVNSLGMIEAVPVLVELAKQHGLEYTACLNSEPVFTNYPGDRNLYVYTGSIGKLLPGFFCYGQETHVGEPFSGLNANYMAAEVTRELELNADFCEVVDGEVTPPPTNLMQKDLKEEYSVQIPHVGVTLFNVLGMESTIQDITDQLLKAVKVAAKRIEDQYLTKAKHFAKLQHYEPKPFHVRVLTYEQLHNRAVELFGEAEIKRREDYITANFKDLGDRDLSTRMVFDLAALCKDDGPMIVLFYNPPFYPAVSSRNDPFIQETIKRVVSHSESEHEVTLKPQHYFPGLSDLSFVGLERTKETIRPLQDNMPLYGRSYNLPLDALEQLKVPVMNLGPKGKDPHKWTERLELTYSFGTLHEMLPYTIRQLLR from the coding sequence ATGGGGAAATGGCAAACGAAAGAGACATTAATGTATTTGCTATCGAGACTTGTTGAGTATCAAAGTGTTACAGGCACTTATCCTGAAGTTGCTCTAGCAGAGTATATTCATCTGCAGCTTCAGGATTTAGCTTATTTTCAAGAAAATCCGGAGCAGCTCTCACTTCACCCTACAAGTGACGGACGCTCTTTTGTAACCGGACTTGTTAAGAAAGGGACCTCGAAAAAAACTGTTATTCTCATCAGCCATTTTGATGTAGTCGATGTAGAAGACTACGGTCAGTTTAAAAACCTTGCCTTTAGTCCTTATGATTTAACTGATGAGATTTATAAAAATCTTGATAATATGCCAGAAGAAGTTCAGCAGGACCTTGAGACTGGAGAGTGGCTTTTCGGGCGAGGGGTTATGGACATGAAAGCTGGTCTTGCGCTTCAAATGAGTATGCTAGAAAAAGCGAGCATGGGTGCATTTGATGGCAATATACTTCTGCTTACGGTTCCAGATGAAGAAGTGAACTCTCTCGGTATGATTGAAGCTGTGCCTGTACTCGTAGAACTTGCCAAACAACATGGGCTGGAGTATACAGCGTGTTTAAATTCCGAGCCTGTTTTTACAAATTATCCAGGTGACCGGAACTTATACGTTTACACAGGTTCCATTGGTAAACTTCTTCCTGGATTTTTCTGTTACGGCCAGGAAACTCATGTTGGGGAGCCATTCTCAGGATTAAATGCGAATTATATGGCGGCGGAAGTGACGAGGGAACTTGAGCTAAATGCTGATTTTTGTGAAGTGGTAGATGGAGAAGTAACACCACCTCCAACGAACTTAATGCAAAAAGATCTAAAAGAAGAATATTCGGTCCAAATTCCACATGTAGGTGTTACCCTTTTTAACGTTCTCGGAATGGAAAGTACTATTCAGGATATTACCGATCAATTGTTGAAAGCAGTAAAAGTTGCAGCGAAACGAATAGAAGATCAGTATTTAACAAAAGCAAAGCACTTCGCTAAGCTTCAACACTATGAGCCAAAGCCTTTTCATGTGAGGGTGCTGACTTATGAGCAGCTGCATAATCGAGCGGTTGAGCTCTTTGGTGAAGCGGAGATTAAACGGCGTGAGGACTATATAACAGCGAATTTCAAGGATCTTGGTGATCGAGATCTTTCAACAAGAATGGTGTTTGACCTTGCGGCTTTATGTAAAGATGACGGGCCGATGATCGTTCTATTTTATAATCCGCCGTTCTATCCTGCCGTATCATCCAGAAACGATCCTTTTATACAGGAAACAATCAAGCGAGTTGTCTCCCATAGTGAGTCGGAGCACGAAGTAACGCTTAAGCCACAGCATTACTTTCCAGGGCTATCAGACTTAAGTTTCGTTGGACTTGAACGTACGAAAGAGACGATCAGACCCTTACAAGATAACATGCCACTGTATGGTCGGTCTTACAATTTGCCGCTCGATGCTCTAGAGCAGCTTAAGGTGCCTGTGATGAACCTTGGACCAAAAGGAAAAGATCCACATAAATGGACGGAACGCCTTGAATTAACTTATTCGTTTGGTACCCTGCACGAAATGCTGCCTTACACGATTCGTCAGTTGTTAAGGTAA
- a CDS encoding DoxX family protein, translating to MAHFAQGESFGAMVPGWVPFRLGLVYVTGLLEIVLAFLLLVPRTRNQAGVLTAIYLVAIFPANIYAAIVGVPAPGQEDVN from the coding sequence ATTGCTCATTTTGCTCAAGGCGAGAGCTTTGGGGCAATGGTCCCTGGATGGGTTCCGTTTCGGCTTGGACTTGTTTACGTAACCGGATTGCTTGAGATCGTACTTGCCTTTCTTCTGCTAGTACCTCGGACGCGGAATCAGGCTGGGGTCTTGACGGCGATTTATCTCGTTGCGATCTTCCCAGCAAATATATATGCTGCTATTGTAGGTGTTCCAGCACCTGGGCAGGAAGATGTCAATTAG
- the copZ gene encoding copper chaperone CopZ produces MEQKTIMIKGMTCDHCKSAVRTALLELDGVSAVEVHLEEGNADVTYDSDKVAASDLNEAIEEQGYDVES; encoded by the coding sequence ATGGAGCAAAAGACAATCATGATTAAAGGTATGACGTGTGATCATTGTAAATCTGCTGTACGTACAGCTCTTCTCGAACTTGATGGTGTTTCGGCAGTAGAAGTTCACCTTGAAGAGGGAAACGCAGATGTGACATATGACTCAGATAAAGTTGCAGCTTCTGACTTAAATGAGGCGATAGAAGAACAGGGTTATGATGTTGAGTCATAA
- a CDS encoding FMN-dependent NADH-azoreductase, protein MAKVLYITAHPHDDTQSYSMAVGKAFIDTYKEANVNDEVVHIDLYREHIPQIDADVFSGWGKLQSGKGFEELSASEKEKVQRLNELSEEFVSADKYIFVTPLWNFSFPPVMKAYLDSVSVAGKSFKYTENGPVGLLTDKKAIHIQARGGVYSESPAAEMEMGHRYFSIMMQFYGIPDFEGLFVEGHNAMPEKAEEIKQDAIARAKDTAHTF, encoded by the coding sequence ATGGCAAAGGTTCTATATATCACAGCACATCCGCACGACGATACGCAGTCTTATAGTATGGCAGTAGGAAAAGCATTTATCGATACGTACAAAGAGGCAAATGTGAATGATGAAGTTGTCCACATTGACCTATATCGTGAGCACATTCCACAAATCGATGCTGATGTATTCAGCGGTTGGGGTAAACTTCAATCTGGTAAAGGGTTTGAAGAGCTATCCGCAAGCGAAAAAGAAAAAGTACAGCGGCTGAACGAATTGAGCGAAGAGTTCGTTTCTGCTGATAAATATATTTTTGTAACCCCACTCTGGAATTTTTCCTTTCCACCGGTAATGAAAGCTTATCTTGATTCAGTTTCTGTGGCCGGTAAATCCTTTAAGTATACTGAGAACGGTCCTGTTGGACTACTTACTGATAAAAAGGCGATTCACATTCAGGCGCGTGGTGGCGTTTATTCCGAAAGCCCTGCCGCTGAAATGGAGATGGGGCACAGGTACTTCTCAATCATGATGCAATTCTATGGCATCCCTGATTTCGAAGGTCTATTTGTTGAAGGACATAACGCAATGCCTGAGAAAGCAGAAGAAATTAAACAGGATGCAATCGCTCGAGCGAAAGACACAGCACATACCTTTTAA